The following proteins come from a genomic window of Miscanthus floridulus cultivar M001 chromosome 2, ASM1932011v1, whole genome shotgun sequence:
- the LOC136534569 gene encoding autophagy-related protein 9-like, with protein sequence MMSFLSKDTHAQTRLNWPWRIQSPLSAQLLVDIPPEIELSDYRRLPSSGSESPSGLLHGEGVKEEHIPDLDIFFERLYEYFCAKGLRCIITKWIIEVLNVLFMVCCIGFFFLFVDWDNLIHLKCGVEALESGEKPCDLMKVIKHDPLVPFTLPKMIIVGSMVIMTAYGLTNFLKFFVQLRSTLNVRQFYYDRLKVNDLEIQTISWPKIIEKVVLLQKSQKLCVVRDLSEHDIIMRIMRKENYLIGMVNKGILSFPIHSCVPGAGLTVGSHEHGRRNYLILPKALEWTLNWCIFQSMFDSKFCVRKEFLTSPDVLKKRLIFVGIAMLILSPCLVIFPLVYVILRHAEEIYNHPSTASSRRWSNLSRWIFREYNEVDHFFRHRMNNGVVHSLNYLKQFPTPLISIIAKFVSFVSGGLAGALIIIGFVGESILEGHIFGRNLLWYTIVFGTIAAISRKVVADELQVIDPEGAMCLAVHQTHYMPKRWRGKENSELVRREFETLFQYTIIMLLEEMASIFITPYLLIFEVPKRVDDILRFISDFTIYVDGVGDVCSLSLFDFKRHGNRNYGSPFNALKGLRSSQGKMEKSFLSFQSVYPSWEPNADGKQFLSNLQKFKEKQIRQQALAQYQAMEASGFVAGTRGQRDDTFQQLNSDIHGHAEATLPPVYNLNPLGLLDTDQRTHPYILDWYYMCHPPRSDRAEAPQFDPAFPETGVSTSPPARETSEIEEVGEWDYELYERVQSHLGASTSSALFRNTPVKHHGTEDNTNSNWWAHAPAYPSGPEGSFIEPPEFGNRYMTHPHSSNHSGDTSEGSTEDLEQSNGRSSSVWRSPQALSKTRYMVDSDIEEGLSLHFADVHQKDEDDRHLVMDHQDPAPAGLPVRIIPRSSDPV encoded by the exons ATGATGTCCTTCCTTTCGAAGGACACTCATGCACAAACAAGACTTAACTGGCCATGGAGAATCCAATCGCCGTTATCAGCGCAGCTGCTTGTTGATATTCCACCTGAAATAGAGTTGTCCGACTACCGGAGGTTGCCAAGTTCTGGAAGTGAGAGCCCATCTGGACTTCTCCATGGCGAAGGTGTCAAGGAAGAACATATCCCTGATTTGGACAttttctttgaaaggctttacgAATATTTCTGTGCAAAAGGGCTCAGGTGTATCATTACCAAATGGATAATAGAGGTCCTTAATGTACTTTTTATGGTATGCTGTATCGGGTTCTTTTTCTTATTTGTTGATTGGGATAATCTTATTCATTTGAAATGCGGAGTGGAGGCACTTGAATCTGGGGAGAAACCATGTGATCTGATGAAGGTCATTAAGCATGACCCATTAGTTCCCTTCACGTTGCCCAAAATGATAATTGTTGGATCAATGGTCATAATGACAGCTTATGGACTTACCAACTTCCTCAAGTTCTTTGTACAGTTAAGAAGTACACTCAATGTTCGTCAGTTCTACTATGACAG ACTTAAGGTGAATGATCTTGAGATTCAGACTATATCATGGCCCAAAATAATTGAGAAGGTTGTCCTGCTCCAGAAATCTCAAAAACTTTGTGTTGTTAGGGATCTCTCAGAGCATGATATTATCATGAGAATCATGAGGAAAGAAAATTATTTGATAGGGATGGTCAATAAAGGCATTCTTTCATTTCCAATTCATTCTTGTGTGCCTGGGGCTGGCCTGACTGTTGGATCACATGAGCATGGAAGGAGAAACTATCTGATACTTCCAAAGGCCCTCGAATGGACCTTAAATTGGTGCATCTTTCAAAGTATGTTTGATAG TAAATTTTGTGTAAGGAAAGAGTTTTTGACAAGCCCAGATGTGTTGAAAAAGCGACTTATATTTGTTGGCATTGCAATGCTTATCCTATCACCCTGCCTTGTGATATTTCCATTGGTTTACGTCATTCTAAGGCACGCTGAAGAAATTTATAATCACCCCAGTACAGCATCATCTAGACGATGGTCAAACTTATCGAGGTGGATCTTTAGGGAGTATAATGAG GTTGATCACTTCTTCAGACACAGAATGAACAACGGTGTTGTTCATTCTTTAAATTACTTGAAGCAATTTCCAACCCCACTGATTTCCATCATAgctaaatttgtatcttttgtttcTGGTGGCTTGGCTGGTGCTCTAATTATCATTGGATTTGTGGGTGAATCTATTCTTGAAGGACAT ATTTTTGGAAGAAATCTTCTCTGGTATACTATTGTTTTTGGAACAATAGCAGCTATAAGTCGAAAAGTAGTGGCCGATGAGCTTCAAGTTATTGACCCAGAAGGGGCCATGTGCCTCGCTGTTCACCAAACACATTACATGCCAAAGCGGTGGCGTGGTAAAGAGAACAGCGAACTTGTCCGGAGAGAATTTGAGACATTATTTCAG TATACTATAATTATGCTACTTGAAGAGATGGCCTCCATTTTCATCACTCCTTACTTGCTTATTTTTGAGGTACCAAAG CGAGTTGATGACATTCTGCGCTTCATCTCAGACTTCACAATTTATGTAGACGGAGTGGGAGATGTATGCAG TCTGAGCTTGTTTGACTTCAAAAGACATGGAAATAGAAACTATGGGTCACCGTTCAATGCTCTTAAAGGTCTCAGGAGCTCCCAAGGGAAGATGGAGAAATCGTTCTTAAG TTTTCAGAGTGTCTATCCATCATGGGAGCCAAATGCTGATGGCAAACAATTCTTATCTAACCTCCAAAAGTTCAAAGAAAAGCAAATACGTCAACAAGCTCTTGCACAATATCAAGCAATGGAAGCTTCAGGCTTTGTGGCAGGCACTAGAGGTCAAAGGGATGATACCTTCCAACAACTCAATAGCGATATTCATGGCCATGCTGAGGCCACTTTGCCTCCTGTTTATAACTTGAACCCCTTGGGATTGCTGGACACAGACCAAAGAACTCATCCATATATCCTGGACTGGTATTACATGTGTCATCCACCACGCTCGGATAGAGCTGAGGCCCCCCAATTTGATCCAGCATTCCCTGAGACTGGTGTGAGCACAAGTCCACCAGCAAGGGAAACATCTGAAATTGAAGAAGTCGGAGAGTGGGATTACGAGTTGTACGAAAGGGTTCAAAGTCATCTGGGGGCATCCACATCAAGTGCTTTGTTCCGGAACACTCCAGTGAAGCACCATGGTACAGAAGATAACACTAACAGCAATTGGTGGGCACATGCCCCTGCATATCCTTCTGGTCCCGAGGGCAGCTTCATTGAGCCTCCAGAATTTGGAAATCGATACATGACACATCCTCATTCCAGTAATCACAGTGGCGATACATCAGAGGGAAGCACGGAGGATCTAGAGCAGAGCAATGGTAGAAGCAGCAGCGTGTGGAGGAGCCCTCAAGCTTTGTCCAAGACAAGATATATGGTCGACTCTGACATTGAGGAAGGGCTGAGCCTGCACTTTGCTGATGTCCATCAGAAGGATGAAGATGATAGACACCTGGTCATGGATCATCAAGATCCCGCGCCAGCTGGTCTTCCAGTAAGAATAATACCTAGAAGCAGTGACCCTGTGTAA